The sequence GATGATAGCTGTAGGTCTTACAAATACACAGTTCAATAACATGATAAGATATGAAGGAATTTTCTATGGTTTGATAAGTTCGATTATTACTTGCCTTGCAAGTGTAATTGCGGAAATATTTATTTATAATTATCTTAAGGGAAGACAGATTCTTGTAAATCCCAAATTTATTTTTAATTTTAATGCGTATATAGTTATTATAGTTATTAATTTGTCTATTGGAATTTTGTCTACACACATTTCTTCAAGAGTTATAAGAAAGACGAGATAGGTATAATAGCACACAGATATCAGTATATTCTAGATGACTTGGGGGTTACATAAGTACTTTCCTAAGTATTATAAAGTAGAAAATCATGAGGAGGATTTAATTTATGCAAGTACTAAAAACTATAAACTTAAATAAGATCTATGGAGAAGATGAAAATAGAGTATATGCATTGAAAAATATAAATATGAGCGTAGATAAAGGAGAATTTGTAGCAATAATAGGACCCTGTATTTGTCAACCGAAAATTAGGTCAAAAGACCATTTAATTTTAGGTCACTTTCTTGTAAATAAATGTGCCTCTAAAATTTGTGTACAAAGGCACAAATACTTTAAGCTGTTAAAGATTTAATAGATGCACCATTTTCTCTTAATGTTTCTCTTAGCCGATAAGAATCACCCTCCATGTCGACAAGAATTGCCTTGTAAGTAAGTCTATCTATCATCGCACTTGTAACTGTCGGATCACCGAAAACCTCAATCCAACGCTCAAATGAAAGGTTAGAAGTAATTATTGTTGATTTCCTTGCTGCCCTTAAAGAAAGATTATTAAACAGCAGATCTGTCCCTTCCCGGTCAAACGAGGTGTACCCAAGTTCATCTGCCACTACAAGGTCATATTTTTCAAATCTATTCTCAAAATATCTCAAGGTCTTAGCGCTATTGCTTTCCTTCAATGTAGTAACCAGTAGTGGAATTGTCGTGAACAGAACCTTATAACCTGCCATGCAAGCCTTTAATGCTAAAGCAATACTAACCATAGTTTTTCCGGTTCCCGGGTTACCGGTCATTATGATATTTTTGCCTTTTTCGATAAAATCAAGTGTTGCTAACTCAGGAAGTCTTTTCTGCATATCTACTGGGAGACAGTCAATTTCAATATCTTCAATATATTGCCTGTAAGGCAAATGTGCATTTCGAATACGACATTCAATGGAACGCTTATCCTTTTCTTCCATCTCATAAGTTAAAAGCTTATGAAGAAAATCCTCATAATCAGCCGCTTCAGATATTACTTCTTCATAGTGAGTTTTAATTCCTTTAAGTTTCAATATATTACAGTATTCTTTAATCTCTTCATTTAATTTAACCTTCATACTATACAGCCTCCTTGTTAAGCTTTCTTGATTGGAGTGCTGCAAGTTTATCATAAATCGATAATGTGCTCCTTGATTTTTCAGTTAGATGATCATTTAATGGAACAGTAACGCAAATTTCTTTTTCCTTTCTACTTTCACAAATCACCTTAACCTTATCAGCACTCATATCCATTGGTGACAGTTTTTCAAGTTCCCTTAAAGCTTCTGTCACAGCATGGATTCCTTTTTCATAAATAATTTCTAAAACTTGTAGAAATGTCTTGGCATCTTTGGTATAATACTGTTCATAGATATATTTGATCTGGGTGTCCGTTTGGAGCAGTGCTGTGCTTCCTTTGAGGGCACCTGGTTTTTTATGTAGAGTTCTAAGATAATGATGAATCTCAATTTTCCAGTCATGCAGTTTAAAACTGCGGTCATGTTTAGCTACAATGCTGTTATCGTAGTAGATAATTATCTTATCTGTAAACATCTTCACTTTTACCATTTTACCAACTAATGTATCCGGCACAGAATAATGATTTTGACTTACCGTTACGGTCGAATATTTGTCAACACGGTTTTCTGAATAAATACTGCTTTCAAACTTAGGTAAGTTAGGAAACAAGTGTTTTTGCTCTTCTTTAAAGATTTCCATCGGCACCAATCCGTTAGATGTTTCTTTATTATTAAGCTTCATACATTCTTCAAAAAGAAACTTGTTTGCTTCTGCAAGAGTGTCGAATTTGTCATTACCCGGCTCACTGAATACTTTTCTTCTAACATATTCTACACTTCTCTCAACGTGGCCCTTTTCATTGCCTTTTGCAATATTCGTGAACCTAAAGTTGAATCCATAGTATATTGATAATTCTGTCAATGCTTTTGTTGGCTCTTTTTCGAACAATCCAACAAATTTCTTAACTGCAACCCTCATATTATCATAGACCATTGTTCTAAAATTACCTTTGCAAAATGAGAAAAATTCTGCATGTGATTGTTGAAATGCTGGAGTATCTTGAGATTTAAAAAGCATTGAATATCTGATTCCGCTTTTAGCAGGAGTAAAAACTGCCATTTGATAAGCTTTATATCCTTCTCCCCCTATATCTAATTTTGCCGTACCCCAGTCAAATTCACATACATCTCCAAGAACATATTCTTGTCTTATGAAAGCTTCACGATGCCTATCCTCGATTGTTTTAACTAATCTTTTAACTGATGAATAA is a genomic window of Acidilutibacter cellobiosedens containing:
- the istB gene encoding IS21-like element helper ATPase IstB, whose translation is MKVKLNEEIKEYCNILKLKGIKTHYEEVISEAADYEDFLHKLLTYEMEEKDKRSIECRIRNAHLPYRQYIEDIEIDCLPVDMQKRLPELATLDFIEKGKNIIMTGNPGTGKTMVSIALALKACMAGYKVLFTTIPLLVTTLKESNSAKTLRYFENRFEKYDLVVADELGYTSFDREGTDLLFNNLSLRAARKSTIITSNLSFERWIEVFGDPTVTSAMIDRLTYKAILVDMEGDSYRLRETLRENGASIKSLTA
- the istA gene encoding IS21 family transposase — its product is MIKLNQKQKIILKHIDGMSNRSIASELHMSKDTVNKYVNEYENQKQELLAKNPETDTKELIQAIVEKPKYNSENRGPNKVTSEMIEVIEECLKVNEWKRANGMSKQQMRKIDIHEYLLKKNFNISYSSVKRLVKTIEDRHREAFIRQEYVLGDVCEFDWGTAKLDIGGEGYKAYQMAVFTPAKSGIRYSMLFKSQDTPAFQQSHAEFFSFCKGNFRTMVYDNMRVAVKKFVGLFEKEPTKALTELSIYYGFNFRFTNIAKGNEKGHVERSVEYVRRKVFSEPGNDKFDTLAEANKFLFEECMKLNNKETSNGLVPMEIFKEEQKHLFPNLPKFESSIYSENRVDKYSTVTVSQNHYSVPDTLVGKMVKVKMFTDKIIIYYDNSIVAKHDRSFKLHDWKIEIHHYLRTLHKKPGALKGSTALLQTDTQIKYIYEQYYTKDAKTFLQVLEIIYEKGIHAVTEALRELEKLSPMDMSADKVKVICESRKEKEICVTVPLNDHLTEKSRSTLSIYDKLAALQSRKLNKEAV